Sequence from the Microbacterium faecale genome:
TCCAGGACATGTCGTCGGCGACGGCCGACAACACTTGCGAGGCCGCCCGAAACTCGTCGGAGGCGCGGATCATCTCGTCGCGCGCCCGCCACAGGATCTGTGCGGTCTCGATGTCGCTCGTGGTCATGCCGCAAGCCTGGCCCGCCGCACGCGGCGGGTGCTCGGCGGGCAGTGCGGATCCTCAGATAACCGGGGGCGCTCGGCTCCTGTGGACGAGCCGCGGTCGGGCGGCACGCGAAACATGCGACACCCAATAGGCTTATACGGCCATTGCCCGCCTCGAACCGGAGGTGTCGTGAACGATTTCCCCCCTCAGCCGCTGAGCCCGCTCGACGGACGGTACCGCTCCGCCGTCGCCCCCCTCACCGAGTTCCTGTCCGAGGCCGGGCTGAACCGCGCTCGCGTCGAGGTCGAAGTGGAGTGGATCATCCACCTCACAAACAACCGCCTGTTCGGCACGTCGCCCCTTGCGGCGGGCGTCAAGGAGAAGCTGCGGCTGGCGTACCGTGACTTCGGCCAAGCGCAGATCGACCAGCTGGCCGAGACCGAGCGCACGACCCGGCACGACGTGAAGGCCGTGGAGTACTTCGTGCGCGACCGCCTCGCGCAGCTCGAGCTCGATGACCTGTCGGAGCTGACGCACTTCGCTCTCACCAGCGAGGACGTGAACTCGGCCTCATACGCGCTGACGGTCAAGCGGGCCGTCGAAGACGCGTGGCTTCCCGCATTCCGTGGCGTCATCGAGAAGCTGCGGGCGATGGCACTGGACCTCGCCGACGCGCCGATGCTGTCCCGCACGCACGGACAGCCCGCGACGCCGACGACGATGGGCAAAGAGCTCGGCGTGTTCGTCTGGCGCCTGCAGCGCGCGCTCGCCGGCATCGAGCAGACCGAGTTCATGGCGAAGTTCTCGGGTGCGACCGGCACGTGGTCCGCGCACATCGCCGCCGCGCCCCACGTGGCGTGGCCGAACGTCACGCGGGAGTTCATCGAGGGCCCGCTCGGCCTGACGTTCAACCCGCTCACGACGCAGATCGAGCCCCACGACTGGCAGGTCGAACTGTACGACCGCGTGAGGCATGCCGGCGCGATCCTGCACAACCTCGCGCAGGACATCTGGACCTACATCTCGCTCGGCTACTTCACCCAGACGCCGGTCGCCGGTGCCACCGGGTCGTCGACGATGCCGCACAAGATCAACCCCATCAAGTTCGAGAACGCCGAGGCCAATCTCGAGATCGCCGGTGGCCTGTTCGGCACGCTCGGACAGACGCTCGTGACCTCGCGTCTGCAGCGCGACCTGACCGACTCGACAACGCAGCGCAACATCGGCGTCGCCTTCGGTCACTCGCTGCTCGCGCTCACGAACATCTCCGGCGGGCTCGGCCAGATCTCGCTTGCCCGCGACGTGCTGCTCGCCGATCTCGACGGCAACTGGGAGGTGCTCGCGGAGGCGATTCAGACCGTCATCCGCGCGGAGGTCGTCGCGGGGCGGTCGCAGATCCGCGACCCGTACGCGCTGCTCAAAGATCTCACGCGCGGCCACCGCATCGGATCCGCCGAGCTGGTCGAGTTCGTCGCCGGGCTGGACATCTCCGACGACGCGAAGCAGCGACTGTCCGCGCTGACGCCGGCCGACTACACCGGGCTCGCCGAGAGCGCCGTCCGCGCTCGCCTGGGTGAGGCGCGTCTTTAGCGCGTCCCGCCGCGCAAGCGCCTCTGGATGCGGTCCGCGGCAACGAGCAGCGGGCGGACGTGCACGTTGAGATCGGCCTTGGTCTCCATCCGCCACTTCGGCGTCACGATCGTCACCGCTGACGTCGCCGCGCCCGTGCCGAGCACGACGGGAGCGGCGATTGCAGAAACGGAGTCGTGCGTCTCCCCAAGACTGTAGGCCCATCCCGCCCGCTGCACGGTTGCGAGCTGCTGCAGGAACCGCGACCAGTCGACGATCGTACGGTCGGTACGCGACGGGAGGAATCCGCTGCGGAACCTCTCCTCGAGCTCGGGAACGCTCTGCCGCGACAGGACCGCCTTGCCAGCCGCCGTGCAGTGCGCTGGGAGCCGGTGACCGTTGCGCGGCGCCAGCGCCCATTCGCGGGTGCCCGGCATCGATTGCACGTATCGGACCGTGCGTCCCTCGAGCAGCGCGAGCGACACCATCTCCCCCGTCCGCTCCGCCAGCTCGGCGAGGATGTCATCAGCGGCGTCCCGCACGTCGGTCGCTCGGCTGAGGAGGAGTGTCGCCTCGATGAACGCCCCTCCCACGCGATACGCCCCACCGCGCTCGTGCTGAACCGCGTACCCGGCCGCGCAGCAGTTCTGCAGCACCCGGTGCGCCGTGGCCACCGGCAGGTCGAGACCGCGCGAGAGCTCCGTAACCGTCAGCTGACCACGCTCAGCCAGCAGCGTCAGCGCGCGCAGCGTGGTCTGCGCAGAGTTCGTCATCGCCACCTCCGACAGGGCCGCACCGGCGCGGACACTCGGTCGATCTTTTCACATGGTGGAAAGGAACCGGAATGGCTTGTCGCTCTCACGGGGCCGGGATGACATGGGGATACCCAACAGCTACCCCGGCGGAGCCCCCCGTTCCGCCTCCCTTCACCATGAGACAAAGGAGTCCGACATGAAGCGACCGATCGCTTTTCGCACGATGAGTATCCTCGTCGCCGCCGGAACCGTCGCCGCGCTCGCGGCATGCGGCGGCGGGCAGGATGCAGCAGCTCCCGCCGACGGCGAGGCCCGCGACGGCTGGGTCGACGCCGCCGACCTCGACCTGTCGGGACTCGGCTTCGACGACGACGCCGAAGAGGCCGTGCGCGACCTCTACCAGGAGGCGCACGACAGCGGCGAGGAGTCGATGATGATGTACGGCTCCAACCACACGCTGCGCGAGCCGCTGCGTGAGCTGTTCATGGAGCGCTTCCCCGGAACGGAGCTCGAGACGACCGAGCTGGTCGGCCCGCAGCTGCAGTCAACGCTGGAGACCGAACG
This genomic interval carries:
- a CDS encoding IclR family transcriptional regulator, with the translated sequence MTNSAQTTLRALTLLAERGQLTVTELSRGLDLPVATAHRVLQNCCAAGYAVQHERGGAYRVGGAFIEATLLLSRATDVRDAADDILAELAERTGEMVSLALLEGRTVRYVQSMPGTREWALAPRNGHRLPAHCTAAGKAVLSRQSVPELEERFRSGFLPSRTDRTIVDWSRFLQQLATVQRAGWAYSLGETHDSVSAIAAPVVLGTGAATSAVTIVTPKWRMETKADLNVHVRPLLVAADRIQRRLRGGTR
- the purB gene encoding adenylosuccinate lyase; translation: MNDFPPQPLSPLDGRYRSAVAPLTEFLSEAGLNRARVEVEVEWIIHLTNNRLFGTSPLAAGVKEKLRLAYRDFGQAQIDQLAETERTTRHDVKAVEYFVRDRLAQLELDDLSELTHFALTSEDVNSASYALTVKRAVEDAWLPAFRGVIEKLRAMALDLADAPMLSRTHGQPATPTTMGKELGVFVWRLQRALAGIEQTEFMAKFSGATGTWSAHIAAAPHVAWPNVTREFIEGPLGLTFNPLTTQIEPHDWQVELYDRVRHAGAILHNLAQDIWTYISLGYFTQTPVAGATGSSTMPHKINPIKFENAEANLEIAGGLFGTLGQTLVTSRLQRDLTDSTTQRNIGVAFGHSLLALTNISGGLGQISLARDVLLADLDGNWEVLAEAIQTVIRAEVVAGRSQIRDPYALLKDLTRGHRIGSAELVEFVAGLDISDDAKQRLSALTPADYTGLAESAVRARLGEARL